The following coding sequences are from one Streptomyces sp. V3I7 window:
- a CDS encoding DUF3039 domain-containing protein produces the protein MSTLEPERGTGTGTLVEPTPQVSHGDGDHERFAHYVQKDKIMASALDGTPVVALCGKVWVPGRDPKKYPVCPMCKEIYESMASGGDEGDGKGKGK, from the coding sequence ATGAGCACTCTCGAGCCCGAGCGCGGGACTGGTACGGGGACCCTCGTAGAGCCGACGCCGCAGGTGTCCCACGGCGACGGCGACCACGAGCGCTTCGCCCACTACGTCCAGAAGGACAAGATCATGGCGAGCGCCCTCGACGGCACCCCCGTCGTGGCGCTGTGCGGCAAGGTGTGGGTGCCGGGCCGGGACCCGAAGAAGTACCCCGTCTGTCCCATGTGCAAGGAGATCTACGAGTCCATGGCCAGCGGTGGCGACGAGGGTGACGGCAAGGGCAAGGGCAAGTAA
- a CDS encoding YqgE/AlgH family protein, which yields MTEVSSLTGRLLVATPALADPNFDRAVVLLLDHDEEGSLGVVLNRPTPVNVGEILEGWGALAGEPGVVFQGGPVSLDSALGIAVIPGGSAADAAPLGWRRVHGAIGLVDLEAPPELLASALGSLRIFAGYAGWGPGQLEDELVEGAWYVVESEPGDVSSPAPEKLWREVLRRQRNELAMVATYPDDPSLN from the coding sequence ATGACCGAGGTGTCCTCGCTCACAGGGCGGTTGCTCGTGGCAACGCCCGCCCTGGCGGACCCGAACTTCGACCGCGCGGTGGTGCTCCTTCTCGACCACGACGAGGAGGGCTCCCTCGGTGTCGTCCTCAACCGCCCGACCCCGGTGAACGTGGGCGAGATCCTCGAGGGCTGGGGCGCCCTCGCGGGCGAACCCGGCGTCGTCTTCCAGGGCGGCCCGGTCTCGCTTGACTCGGCGCTCGGCATCGCGGTCATCCCCGGCGGTTCGGCCGCCGACGCCGCCCCGCTCGGCTGGCGCCGCGTGCACGGCGCGATCGGCCTGGTCGACCTGGAGGCCCCGCCCGAGCTGCTCGCCTCCGCCCTCGGCTCCCTGCGGATCTTCGCCGGGTACGCCGGCTGGGGCCCGGGCCAGCTGGAGGACGAGCTGGTGGAGGGCGCCTGGTACGTCGTGGAGTCCGAGCCCGGCGACGTCTCCTCGCCGGCCCCGGAGAAACTGTGGCGCGAGGTCCTGCGCCGCCAGCGCAACGAACTCGCGATGGTCGCCACGTATCCGGACGACCCGTCGCTCAACTGA
- the murA gene encoding UDP-N-acetylglucosamine 1-carboxyvinyltransferase translates to MTVNDDVLLVHGGTPLEGEIRVRGAKNLVPKAMVAALLGSAPSRLRNVPDIRDVRVVRGLLQLHGVTVRPGEEPGELVMDPTHVESANVADIDAHAGSSRIPILFCGPLLHRLGHAFIPGLGGCDIGGRPIDFHFDVLRQFGATIEKRADGQYLEAPQRLRGTKIRLPYPSVGATEQVLLTAVLAEGVTELSNAAVEPEIEDLICVLQKMGAIIAMDTDRTIRITGVDKLGGYTHHALSDRLEAASWASAALATEGNIYVRGAQQRSMMTFLNTFRKVGGAFEVDDEGIRFWHPGGQLKSIALETDVHPGFQTDWQQPLVVALTQATGLSIIHETVYESRLGFTSALNQMGAHIQLYRECLGSSACRFGQRNFLHSAVVSGPTRLQGADLVIPDLRGGFSYLIAALAAQGTSRVHGIDLINRGYENFMEKLVELGAKVELPGQALG, encoded by the coding sequence ATGACCGTCAACGACGATGTCCTGCTTGTCCACGGCGGAACCCCGCTGGAGGGCGAGATCCGTGTCCGCGGTGCGAAGAACCTCGTACCGAAGGCCATGGTCGCCGCCCTGCTCGGCAGCGCTCCGAGCCGACTGCGCAACGTTCCGGACATCCGTGACGTCCGTGTCGTGCGCGGCCTGCTCCAGCTGCACGGGGTGACCGTACGTCCGGGCGAGGAGCCGGGCGAGCTCGTGATGGACCCGACGCACGTGGAGAGCGCGAACGTCGCCGACATCGACGCCCACGCGGGTTCCTCGCGCATCCCGATCCTCTTCTGCGGCCCGCTGCTGCACCGCCTCGGCCATGCCTTCATCCCCGGCCTGGGCGGCTGCGACATCGGCGGCCGTCCCATCGACTTCCACTTCGACGTGCTGCGCCAGTTCGGCGCGACCATCGAGAAGCGCGCCGACGGCCAGTACCTGGAGGCGCCGCAGCGCCTGCGCGGCACGAAGATCCGGCTGCCCTACCCGTCCGTGGGCGCGACCGAGCAGGTGCTGCTGACGGCCGTCCTGGCCGAGGGCGTCACCGAGCTGTCCAACGCGGCGGTCGAGCCGGAGATCGAGGACCTCATCTGCGTACTGCAGAAGATGGGCGCGATCATCGCGATGGACACCGACCGGACGATCCGCATCACCGGTGTGGACAAGCTCGGCGGTTACACCCACCACGCGCTCTCCGACCGCCTGGAGGCCGCGTCCTGGGCCTCGGCGGCGCTGGCGACCGAGGGCAACATCTACGTCCGCGGCGCGCAGCAGCGCTCGATGATGACGTTCCTCAACACCTTCCGGAAGGTGGGTGGCGCCTTCGAGGTCGACGACGAGGGCATCCGCTTCTGGCACCCGGGCGGCCAGCTGAAGTCCATCGCGCTGGAGACGGACGTGCACCCCGGTTTCCAGACGGACTGGCAGCAGCCCCTGGTGGTCGCCCTGACGCAGGCCACGGGCCTGTCGATCATCCACGAGACGGTCTACGAGTCCCGCCTCGGCTTCACCTCCGCCTTGAACCAGATGGGCGCCCACATCCAGCTCTACCGCGAGTGCCTGGGTAGCTCGGCCTGCCGCTTCGGCCAGCGCAACTTCCTGCACTCAGCGGTCGTCTCCGGCCCCACGCGGCTCCAGGGCGCCGACCTGGTCATCCCGGACCTGCGCGGCGGCTTCTCGTACCTCATCGCGGCGCTGGCGGCCCAGGGCACGTCCCGGGTCCACGGCATCGACCTGATCAACCGCGGTTACGAGAACTTCATGGAGAAGCTGGTCGAGCTGGGCGCGAAGGTCGAGCTGCCGGGCCAGGCGCTCGGCTGA
- a CDS encoding HU family DNA-binding protein: MNRSELVAAVADRAEVTRKDADAVLAAFAEVVGEIVSKGDEKVTIPGFLTFERTHRAARTARNPQTGEPINIPAGFSVKVSAGSKLKEAAKGK, encoded by the coding sequence ATGAACCGCAGTGAGCTGGTGGCCGCCGTGGCCGACCGCGCCGAGGTGACCCGCAAGGACGCCGACGCCGTGCTGGCCGCGTTCGCCGAGGTCGTCGGCGAGATCGTCTCCAAGGGCGACGAGAAGGTCACCATCCCCGGCTTCCTGACCTTCGAGCGCACCCACCGTGCCGCTCGTACCGCGCGCAACCCGCAGACCGGTGAGCCCATCAACATCCCGGCCGGCTTCAGCGTGAAGGTCTCCGCGGGCAGCAAGCTCAAGGAAGCCGCGAAGGGCAAGTGA
- a CDS encoding NAD-dependent malic enzyme: MATAPSVSYSMTIRLEVPASGTAVSQLTTAVESSGGSVTGLDVTASGHEKLRIDVTIAATSTAHADEIVEELRGIEGVILGKVSDRTFLMHLGGKIEMQSKHPIRNRDDLSMIYTPGVARVCMAIAENPEDARRLTIKRNSVAVVTDGSAVLGLGNIGPKAALPVMEGKAALFKRFAGIDAWPLCLDTQDTDAIVEIVKAIAPGFAGINLEDISAPRCFEIEARLREALDIPVFHDDQHGTAIVVLAALTNALRVTGKTMESIRVVMSGAGAAGTAILKLLLAAGVKNAVVADIQGVVHGAREDLIDAPADSPLRWIADNTNPEGLTGTLKEAVRGADVFIGVSAPNVLDGDDVAAMAEGAIVFALANPDPEVDPAIARQTAAVVATGRSDFPNQINNVLVFPGVFRGLLDAQSRTVNTEMMLAAAQALADVVSEDELNPNYIVPSVFNDRVAGAVAGAVREAARAAGAAL, from the coding sequence ATGGCAACGGCGCCCAGCGTCTCCTACTCGATGACGATCCGGCTGGAGGTGCCCGCGAGCGGAACGGCCGTCTCGCAGCTCACCACCGCCGTGGAGTCCTCCGGAGGCTCGGTGACCGGCCTCGACGTCACCGCGTCCGGCCACGAGAAGCTCCGCATCGACGTCACCATCGCCGCCACCTCGACCGCCCACGCCGACGAGATCGTGGAGGAGCTGCGCGGCATCGAGGGCGTCATCCTCGGCAAGGTCTCCGACCGTACGTTCCTCATGCACCTCGGCGGCAAGATCGAGATGCAGTCCAAGCACCCCATCCGCAACCGTGACGACCTGTCCATGATCTACACGCCGGGTGTGGCCCGCGTCTGCATGGCGATCGCCGAGAACCCCGAGGACGCCCGCCGCCTCACCATCAAGCGCAACTCCGTCGCGGTCGTGACCGACGGCTCCGCCGTCCTCGGCCTCGGCAACATCGGCCCGAAGGCCGCGCTGCCCGTCATGGAGGGCAAGGCGGCCCTCTTCAAGCGCTTCGCCGGCATCGACGCCTGGCCGCTGTGCCTGGACACCCAGGACACCGACGCGATCGTCGAGATCGTCAAGGCGATCGCCCCCGGGTTCGCCGGCATCAACCTCGAGGACATCTCCGCGCCCCGCTGCTTCGAGATCGAGGCCCGGCTGCGCGAGGCCCTCGACATCCCCGTCTTCCACGACGACCAGCACGGCACCGCGATCGTCGTCCTCGCCGCCCTGACCAACGCGCTGCGCGTCACCGGCAAGACGATGGAGAGCATCCGCGTCGTCATGTCCGGCGCCGGCGCCGCCGGTACGGCCATCCTCAAGCTGCTGCTCGCCGCCGGCGTCAAGAACGCCGTCGTCGCCGACATCCAGGGCGTCGTGCACGGCGCCCGCGAGGACCTGATCGACGCGCCCGCCGACTCGCCGCTGCGCTGGATCGCCGACAACACCAACCCCGAGGGCCTCACCGGCACGCTGAAGGAGGCCGTGCGCGGCGCCGACGTCTTCATCGGCGTGTCGGCCCCCAACGTCCTCGACGGCGACGACGTGGCCGCGATGGCCGAGGGTGCCATCGTGTTCGCGCTCGCGAATCCGGACCCCGAGGTGGACCCGGCAATCGCCCGTCAGACGGCGGCAGTTGTGGCCACGGGCCGCTCCGACTTCCCGAACCAGATCAACAACGTGCTGGTCTTCCCGGGCGTCTTCCGCGGCCTGCTGGACGCGCAGTCCCGCACCGTCAACACCGAGATGATGCTCGCCGCCGCGCAGGCCCTGGCCGACGTGGTGAGCGAGGACGAGCTCAACCCGAACTACATCGTTCCGAGCGTCTTCAACGACCGCGTCGCGGGCGCCGTCGCCGGTGCCGTCCGGGAGGCCGCCAGGGCGGCCGGAGCGGCCCTGTAG
- a CDS encoding UvrD-helicase domain-containing protein: MAAQAQQSAVGSVQDSVRDREISVEQEHLDKVYRRLEEKIHEAEFLMADAAQRGQVGTPGALAERDAQVYRAGIHLNRLNNEFEDFLFGRIDLLQGKDGKKGPDGAYTAVEPAEGAVRDDNTADIAETLHIGRIGVLDEDYSPLVIDWRAPAAAPFYRSTPVDPGRVVRRRVIRSKGRKVLGVEDDLMRPELTASLDGEDLPAIGDGALMAALGQARSHTMRDIVASIQAEQDQVIRAPAASVTYVEGGPGTGKTAVALHRAAYLLYQDRRRYAGGILIVSPTPLLVAYTEGVLPSLGEEGQVAIRAIGSLVDGAEATLYDSPAAARVKGSYRMLKVLRKAARGALETEDAPKRLRVVAFGRRIELEERELERIRQNALGGTAPVNLLRPRARRLLLDALWARSGAAGRHADPELAAELRSSFDEDITSEDSFIEFLDAWWPELTPRGVLAAMSDERRLGRWARRVLNPGEVRKVARSLKRDGFSVHDIALLDELQAILGAPARPRKKREADPLDHLTGLEELMPVREESQRERAERLAQERTEYAHVIVDEAQDLTPMQWRMVGRRGRHATWTVVGDPAQSSWSDPDEAAEARDEALGTRPRRRFNLTVNYRNPAEIAELASKVLALAMPGSQSPSAVRSTGVEPRFAVADGSLEHTVRAEAERLLGQVDGTVGVVVPMQRRGEARRWLDGLGDRVVALGSLEAKGLEYDATVVVSPAEIADESPAGLRVLYVALTRATQQLTVVSADRDEPDEAGVPDLLRD, translated from the coding sequence GTGGCCGCTCAGGCTCAGCAATCCGCGGTCGGCTCGGTTCAGGATTCCGTACGGGACCGAGAGATCAGCGTGGAACAGGAACACCTGGACAAGGTGTACCGGCGCCTCGAGGAGAAGATCCACGAGGCGGAGTTCCTCATGGCCGACGCTGCCCAGCGCGGCCAGGTCGGCACGCCCGGAGCGCTCGCCGAGCGCGACGCCCAGGTGTACCGGGCCGGCATCCACCTCAACCGGCTCAACAACGAGTTCGAGGACTTCCTCTTCGGCCGCATCGACCTGCTCCAGGGCAAGGACGGCAAGAAGGGCCCCGACGGCGCCTACACGGCCGTCGAGCCCGCCGAGGGCGCGGTGCGCGACGACAACACCGCCGACATCGCCGAGACCCTGCACATCGGCCGGATCGGCGTCCTGGACGAGGACTACTCCCCGCTGGTCATCGACTGGCGGGCGCCCGCCGCCGCCCCCTTCTACCGCTCCACGCCGGTCGACCCCGGCCGGGTCGTGCGGCGCCGCGTCATCCGCTCCAAGGGACGCAAGGTCCTCGGCGTCGAGGACGACCTCATGCGCCCCGAGCTGACCGCCTCCCTCGACGGCGAGGACCTGCCCGCCATCGGCGACGGCGCCCTCATGGCCGCCCTCGGCCAGGCCCGCAGCCACACCATGCGCGACATCGTCGCCTCTATCCAGGCCGAGCAGGACCAGGTCATCCGCGCCCCCGCCGCCTCCGTGACGTACGTCGAGGGCGGCCCCGGCACCGGCAAGACCGCCGTCGCGCTGCACCGGGCGGCCTATCTGCTCTACCAGGACCGCAGACGCTACGCGGGCGGCATCCTGATCGTCTCGCCGACGCCGCTGCTCGTGGCGTACACCGAGGGCGTGCTGCCCTCCCTCGGCGAGGAGGGCCAGGTCGCCATCCGCGCCATCGGCTCGCTCGTCGACGGCGCCGAGGCCACGCTGTACGACTCCCCGGCCGCGGCCCGCGTCAAGGGCTCGTACCGGATGCTGAAGGTGCTGCGGAAGGCCGCGCGCGGAGCGCTGGAGACCGAGGACGCGCCGAAGCGGCTGCGCGTCGTCGCCTTCGGACGCCGCATCGAGCTGGAGGAGCGGGAGCTGGAGCGGATCCGGCAGAACGCCCTCGGCGGCACCGCCCCCGTGAACCTGCTGCGCCCGCGCGCCCGCCGCCTGCTGCTGGACGCCCTGTGGGCCAGGTCCGGCGCGGCCGGCCGGCACGCCGACCCCGAACTCGCCGCCGAGCTGCGCTCCTCCTTCGACGAGGACATCACCTCGGAGGACAGCTTCATCGAGTTCCTGGACGCCTGGTGGCCCGAGCTGACCCCCAGGGGCGTGCTCGCGGCCATGTCCGACGAACGGCGCCTCGGCCGCTGGGCCCGCCGCGTCCTGAACCCGGGCGAGGTGCGCAAGGTCGCCCGCTCCCTGAAGCGGGACGGCTTCTCCGTGCACGACATCGCCCTGCTCGACGAGCTCCAGGCGATCCTCGGCGCCCCGGCCCGCCCCAGGAAGAAGCGCGAGGCCGACCCGCTCGACCACCTCACCGGGCTGGAGGAGCTGATGCCCGTACGCGAGGAGTCGCAGCGCGAGCGGGCCGAGCGCCTCGCCCAGGAGCGCACCGAGTACGCGCACGTCATCGTCGACGAGGCACAGGACCTCACGCCGATGCAGTGGCGCATGGTCGGCCGCCGCGGCCGGCACGCCACCTGGACGGTCGTCGGCGACCCGGCCCAGTCCTCCTGGTCCGACCCTGACGAGGCCGCCGAGGCCCGCGACGAGGCCCTCGGCACCCGCCCACGCCGCCGCTTCAACCTCACCGTGAACTACCGCAACCCCGCCGAGATCGCCGAGCTCGCCTCCAAGGTGCTCGCCCTCGCCATGCCCGGCTCGCAGTCCCCGTCGGCCGTGCGCTCCACCGGCGTCGAGCCGCGCTTCGCCGTCGCGGACGGCTCCCTGGAGCACACGGTGCGCGCGGAGGCCGAGCGGCTCCTCGGCCAGGTCGACGGCACCGTCGGCGTCGTCGTCCCGATGCAGCGGCGCGGGGAGGCGCGGCGCTGGCTCGACGGGCTCGGCGACCGGGTCGTCGCGCTCGGCAGCCTGGAGGCCAAGGGCCTGGAGTACGACGCGACGGTCGTCGTCTCGCCCGCGGAGATCGCGGACGAGTCCCCGGCCGGTCTGCGCGTGCTCTACGTCGCCCTGACCCGCGCCACCCAGCAGCTCACGGTCGTCTCCGCGGACCGGGACGAGCCCGACGAGGCCGGGGTCCCAGACCTGCTCAGGGACTGA
- a CDS encoding anti-sigma factor: MSVYGGFGTGGPGMSGPMSPRQGTPVPNEHETVGAYALGILDDAEATAFEVHLAGCEWCAQQLEELAGMEPMLAALADLPGSGTPAIGESLSASAKPSPRLVQKLVDEVSERRAMKRRRSFYLVAAAAALIVGGPLVVMAATGGSDDGGGVMAAGPAQAAFQTMSDKRTATDPGTQITATVAMEKKNWGTHAVLQLKNVTGPKKCSLIAVGKNGERETVTSWSVPNWGYGIANAKTEEARKPLYVHGGAALTPNEIDHFEVMTFDGKRLVEVDA; this comes from the coding sequence ATGAGTGTCTACGGGGGATTCGGAACAGGTGGTCCGGGTATGTCTGGACCCATGAGCCCCAGGCAGGGAACTCCGGTGCCCAACGAGCACGAGACGGTCGGCGCCTACGCGCTCGGCATCCTGGACGACGCCGAGGCGACCGCCTTCGAGGTTCATCTCGCCGGATGCGAGTGGTGCGCCCAGCAGCTCGAAGAACTCGCCGGGATGGAGCCGATGCTGGCCGCGCTGGCCGACCTGCCGGGTTCCGGCACGCCCGCGATCGGGGAGTCGCTGTCCGCCTCGGCCAAGCCCAGCCCGCGGCTGGTGCAGAAGCTGGTCGACGAGGTCTCCGAACGCCGGGCGATGAAGCGCCGCCGGAGCTTCTACCTGGTCGCGGCCGCGGCCGCGCTGATCGTCGGCGGTCCGCTGGTCGTCATGGCCGCGACGGGCGGTTCGGACGACGGGGGCGGCGTCATGGCCGCGGGGCCCGCCCAGGCGGCGTTCCAGACCATGAGCGACAAGAGGACGGCGACGGACCCGGGGACCCAGATCACCGCGACCGTCGCCATGGAGAAGAAGAACTGGGGCACCCACGCGGTCCTCCAGCTCAAGAACGTCACCGGCCCGAAGAAGTGCTCGCTGATCGCCGTCGGCAAGAACGGCGAGCGGGAGACGGTCACCTCATGGTCCGTCCCGAACTGGGGTTACGGCATTGCGAATGCCAAGACCGAGGAGGCCAGAAAGCCTCTGTACGTCCACGGCGGCGCCGCCCTCACCCCCAACGAGATCGACCACTTCGAGGTCATGACCTTCGACGGAAAGCGGCTGGTGGAGGTCGACGCGTAA
- a CDS encoding sigma-70 family RNA polymerase sigma factor gives MSQPSEPDEELMRALYREHAGPLLAYVLRLVAGDRQRAEDVVQETLIRAWKNAGQLNRATGSVRPWLVTVARRIVIDGHRSRQARPQEVDPSPLEVIPAEDEIDKALWLMTLSDALDDLTPAHREVLVETYFKGRTVNEAAETLGIPSGTVRSRVFYALRSMKLALEERGVTA, from the coding sequence ATGTCCCAGCCCTCGGAGCCGGATGAGGAGCTGATGCGTGCTCTGTATCGAGAGCATGCCGGACCACTCCTTGCGTATGTCCTGCGTCTGGTCGCCGGAGACCGGCAGCGAGCAGAGGACGTCGTGCAGGAGACGCTCATCCGTGCCTGGAAGAACGCCGGTCAGCTCAATCGAGCGACCGGTTCGGTACGCCCCTGGCTGGTGACGGTCGCACGTCGCATCGTCATCGACGGCCACCGCAGCCGGCAGGCCCGGCCGCAGGAGGTCGATCCGTCGCCGCTGGAGGTCATCCCCGCGGAGGACGAGATCGACAAGGCGCTGTGGCTGATGACGCTGTCGGACGCGCTCGACGACCTGACCCCTGCCCACCGGGAGGTGCTCGTCGAGACGTACTTCAAAGGGCGTACCGTCAACGAGGCGGCCGAGACTCTCGGCATCCCCAGCGGCACCGTCCGTTCACGGGTGTTCTACGCCCTGCGGTCGATGAAGCTGGCACTGGAGGAGCGCGGGGTGACGGCGTGA
- a CDS encoding CGNR zinc finger domain-containing protein, which produces MASGTATIPYELRFDAGRICLDLLATTHPDERLDSVGPLCAWITGSGLVPPGTPLAHADVTWLVAFRELRDQVGWLVRGGAVPESPPYDLALAHVNEIACAAPPALRAVRGEEGVLVRELEHPPRRDELLAVVARDVVELLTDPVARAAVRECEGDNCPIVYLDTSRGRRRRWCSSEVCGNRERVARHRRRAALARA; this is translated from the coding sequence ATGGCATCGGGTACGGCCACGATCCCGTACGAGCTGCGGTTCGACGCCGGGCGGATCTGCCTGGATCTCCTCGCCACCACCCATCCCGACGAACGCCTCGACTCGGTAGGCCCGTTGTGCGCCTGGATCACCGGCTCCGGGCTCGTGCCGCCCGGCACCCCGCTGGCGCACGCCGACGTCACCTGGCTCGTGGCCTTCCGTGAACTGCGCGACCAGGTGGGCTGGTTGGTGCGCGGCGGCGCGGTCCCCGAGAGTCCGCCGTACGACCTCGCGCTCGCCCACGTCAACGAGATCGCCTGCGCGGCCCCGCCGGCCCTGCGTGCCGTACGCGGCGAAGAGGGAGTCCTCGTAAGGGAGTTGGAACACCCGCCCCGGCGCGACGAGCTGCTGGCCGTCGTCGCCCGGGACGTGGTGGAGCTGCTCACCGACCCCGTGGCACGCGCCGCCGTCCGGGAGTGCGAAGGGGACAACTGCCCCATCGTGTACCTCGACACCTCCCGCGGCCGCCGCAGACGCTGGTGCTCCAGCGAGGTGTGCGGCAACCGCGAGCGGGTCGCCCGGCACCGGCGGCGGGCGGCGCTCGCGCGCGCGTGA
- a CDS encoding uroporphyrinogen-III synthase, whose amino-acid sequence MDDAHDAHEEQRQRPEHEHAPLAGFTVGVTAARRADELGALLRRRGATVLHAPALRIVPLADDSELLTATKDIIDQVPDVVVATTAIGFRGWIEAADGWGLGEQLLAALGRAELLARGPKVKGAVRAAGLTEEWSPSSESLAEVLDRLLDEGVDGRRIAVQLHGEPLPGFVEALRAGGAEVVPVPVYRWLPPQDIGPVDRLLDAALSRGLDAVTFTSAPAAASLLARAAERGLLDDLLAALGHDVLAACVGPVTAAPLQERGVGTVQPERFRLGPLVQLLCRELPARSRVLPLAGHRVEIRGQAVLVDGDLRPVPPAGMALLRALARRPGWVVPRAELLRALPGAGRDEHAVETAMARLRTALGEPKLIQTVVKRGYRLAMDPAADAKYADE is encoded by the coding sequence ATGGACGACGCACACGACGCACACGAAGAACAGCGACAGCGACCGGAACACGAGCACGCGCCCCTCGCCGGATTCACCGTGGGCGTGACGGCCGCACGCCGGGCCGACGAGCTCGGGGCGCTGCTCCGACGGCGCGGCGCCACCGTCCTGCACGCGCCCGCCCTGCGCATCGTGCCGCTCGCCGACGACAGCGAACTGCTCACCGCCACCAAGGACATCATCGACCAGGTGCCGGACGTGGTCGTCGCCACCACCGCCATCGGCTTCCGGGGCTGGATCGAGGCCGCCGACGGCTGGGGGCTCGGCGAGCAACTGCTCGCGGCGCTCGGCCGGGCCGAACTGCTCGCGCGCGGGCCCAAGGTCAAGGGAGCCGTGCGCGCGGCCGGGCTCACCGAGGAGTGGTCGCCGTCGAGCGAGTCCCTGGCCGAGGTCCTCGACCGGCTGCTGGACGAGGGCGTCGACGGGCGCCGCATCGCCGTCCAGCTGCACGGCGAGCCGCTGCCCGGATTCGTGGAGGCGCTGCGGGCCGGGGGAGCGGAGGTGGTGCCGGTGCCGGTGTACCGGTGGCTGCCGCCGCAGGACATCGGGCCGGTGGACCGGCTCCTGGACGCGGCCCTCTCCCGCGGACTGGACGCCGTCACCTTCACCAGCGCGCCCGCCGCCGCCTCCCTCCTCGCCCGCGCCGCGGAACGCGGACTGCTCGACGACCTGCTGGCCGCCCTCGGCCACGACGTGCTGGCCGCGTGCGTCGGCCCCGTCACCGCGGCGCCGTTGCAGGAGCGCGGCGTCGGCACCGTACAGCCGGAGCGGTTCCGGCTCGGGCCGCTGGTGCAGCTGCTGTGCCGGGAACTGCCCGCCCGCTCCCGGGTGTTGCCCCTCGCCGGGCACCGGGTGGAGATCCGCGGGCAGGCGGTGCTGGTGGACGGCGACCTCAGGCCCGTGCCCCCGGCCGGGATGGCGCTGCTGCGGGCACTCGCCCGGCGGCCGGGGTGGGTCGTCCCGCGGGCCGAGCTGCTGCGGGCGCTGCCCGGCGCGGGGCGTGACGAGCACGCCGTGGAGACGGCGATGGCCCGGCTGCGCACGGCACTGGGGGAGCCGAAACTGATCCAGACCGTGGTCAAGCGGGGGTACCGACTGGCGATGGACCCGGCGGCCGACGCCAAGTACGCGGACGAATGA
- a CDS encoding NarK/NasA family nitrate transporter: MATPTRPGSRWIAHWDPEDEAFWNATGKKVARRNLVLSVVSEHIGFSVWTVWSVLVLFMGPEYGLGPADKFLLTSVVTLVGAVVRVPYTFAVAVFGGRNWTVVSAALLLVPTIAAFLVMEPGTSFGTFLLVGLLAGIGGGNFASSMTNINAFFPLRQKGWALGINAGGGNVGVPVIQLVALAVIGAGGGPRVLLGIYIPLIVVAAVLAALYMDNLATLRNDTGAAKDAVRDAHTWIMAVLYVGTFGSFIGYSFAFGQVLTGQFGRTPLQAASLTFIGPLLGSLVRPVGGRLADRFGGARITLGTFVAMAAATAALIAASAQKSPALFVAVFVVLFVLSGLGNGSTYKMIPGIFQAKALAKDLSGEAAASYGRRLSGASMGIIGAVGALGGVGINLAFRQSFLSYGSGTGAFVAFLGFYGLCLALTWSVYLRRPAAEASPAAEAKPQLSHARV, translated from the coding sequence ATGGCAACCCCAACTCGCCCCGGCAGCCGTTGGATCGCGCACTGGGATCCCGAGGACGAGGCCTTCTGGAACGCGACCGGGAAGAAGGTCGCCCGGCGGAATCTGGTCCTCTCCGTCGTCTCCGAGCACATCGGGTTCTCCGTGTGGACCGTGTGGTCCGTGCTGGTGCTGTTCATGGGGCCGGAGTACGGGCTCGGCCCCGCCGACAAGTTCCTGCTGACGTCGGTGGTCACGCTCGTCGGGGCCGTCGTCCGCGTGCCCTACACCTTCGCCGTCGCCGTGTTCGGCGGGCGGAACTGGACCGTCGTCTCGGCGGCCCTGCTCCTCGTGCCGACCATCGCCGCGTTCCTCGTCATGGAGCCGGGGACGTCCTTCGGCACCTTCCTCCTCGTCGGGCTGCTCGCCGGCATCGGCGGGGGGAACTTCGCGTCCTCCATGACCAACATCAACGCCTTCTTCCCGCTGCGGCAGAAGGGGTGGGCCCTCGGGATCAACGCCGGCGGCGGCAATGTCGGCGTGCCCGTCATCCAGCTCGTCGCCCTCGCGGTCATCGGCGCGGGCGGCGGTCCGCGCGTGCTGCTCGGGATCTACATCCCGCTCATCGTCGTGGCCGCCGTCCTCGCCGCGCTGTACATGGACAACCTGGCCACCCTCAGGAACGACACCGGGGCCGCCAAGGACGCCGTACGGGACGCGCACACCTGGATCATGGCCGTCCTCTACGTCGGCACCTTCGGGTCGTTCATCGGATACAGCTTCGCCTTCGGACAGGTGCTCACCGGCCAGTTCGGCCGTACGCCGCTCCAGGCCGCCTCCCTCACCTTCATCGGCCCGCTGCTCGGCTCGCTCGTCCGGCCCGTCGGCGGCCGGCTCGCCGACCGCTTCGGCGGGGCGCGGATCACGCTCGGCACCTTCGTCGCCATGGCCGCCGCGACCGCCGCCCTGATCGCGGCCTCGGCCCAGAAGTCGCCGGCGCTGTTCGTGGCCGTCTTCGTCGTGCTGTTCGTGCTCAGCGGGCTCGGCAACGGCTCGACGTACAAGATGATCCCGGGGATCTTCCAGGCCAAGGCCCTCGCCAAGGACCTCAGCGGTGAAGCGGCCGCCAGCTACGGGCGGCGGCTCTCCGGGGCATCCATGGGGATCATCGGCGCCGTCGGCGCGCTCGGCGGCGTGGGGATCAACCTCGCCTTCCGGCAGTCCTTCCTCTCCTACGGCTCCGGCACCGGCGCGTTCGTCGCCTTCCTCGGCTTCTACGGCCTCTGCCTCGCCCTCACCTGGAGCGTCTACCTGCGCCGCCCGGCCGCGGAGGCGTCGCCTGCCGCCGAGGCGAAGCCGCAGCTCAGCCATGCCAGGGTGTGA